The DNA segment CGGCAGTTCGGCCCGCAGCGCGCGCAGCACGCTCAGGCCGCCGACGCCGCTGTCGAACACACCGATGGGGCGCTGCGTGGCGGACGGCACGTCAGGCGGCCACGAGGCCGATCGACTTGAACTCGCCGGTGGCGATGCGCTGGCTCCACTCGGCCGGGCCGGTGATGTGCTTGCTGGTGCCGCCCGCATCCACAGCCACGGTGACGGGCATGTCCACCACGTCGAACTCGTAGATCGCTTCCATGCCGAGGTCTTCGAAGCCGACCACCTTCGCGGTCTTGATCGCCTTGCTGACGAGGTAGGCAGCGCCGCCGACGGCCATCAGGTAGGCCGACTGGTGCTTCTTGATCGCCTCGATGGCGACCGGGCCGCGCTCGGACTTGCCGATCATCGCGATCAGGCCCGTCTCGGCCAGCATCATCTCGGTGAACTTGTCCATGCGGGTGGCCGTGGTCGGGCCTGCGGGGCCCACGGCCTCGTCACGCACCGGATCGACCGGGCCGACGTAGTAGATGACGCGGTTGGCGAAATCGACGGGCAGCTTCTCGCCCCTGGCCAGCATGTCCTGGATGCGCTTGTGCGCAGCATCGCGGCCGGTGAGCATCTTGCCGTTGAGCAGCAGCGTGTCGCCGGGCTTCCAGCTGGCGACCTCTTCGCGCGTGAGCGTGTCGAGGTTGACGCGGCGGCTCTTGTTGTAGTCGGGTGCCCAGTCGATCTTCGGCCACAGGTCCAGCGACGGGGCTTCCAGGTACACGGGGCCGGAGCCGTCGAGCACGAAGTGCGCATGGCGCGTGGCGGCGCAGTTGGGGATCATGGCCACGGGCTTGGAGGCCGCGTGCGTGGGGTACATCTTGATCTTGATGTCCAGCACGGTGGTCAGGCCACCCAGGCCCTGCGCGCCGATGCCCAGGGCGTTGACCTTGTCGAACAGCTCCAGGCGCAGTTCTTCCACCTGGTCGAGCTTTTCGCCGCGCGCGGCCTTGGCCTGCAGCTCGTACATGTTCAGGTCGTCCATCAGGCTTTCCTTGGCGAGCAGGACGGCCTTCTCGGCCGTGCCGCCGATGCCGATGCCCAGCATGCCCGGCGGGCACCAGCCGGCGCCCATGGTGGGTACGGTCTTGAGCACCCAGTCCACCAGGTTGTCGCTGGGGTTCATCATGACCATCTTGGACTTGTTCTCGCTGCCGCCGCCCTTGGCCGCGACGGTGATGTCCACGGTGTTGCCGGGCACGATCTGCGTGAAGATCACGGCGGGCGTGTTGTCTTTCGTGTTCTTGCGCAGGAATTGCGGATCGGCCACGACGCTCGCGCGCAGCGTGTTGTCCGGGTGGTTGTAGCCACGGCGCACGCCCTCGTTGACGGCGTCTTCCAGGCCCTGGCCGGCGGGGAAGCCTTCCCAGCGCACGTCCATGCCGATCTTCAGGAACACGTTGACGATGCCGGTGTCCTGGCAGATGGGGCGCTGGCCGGTGGCGCTCATCTTGCTGTTGGTGAGGATCTGCGCCATCGCGTCCTTGGCCGCCGGGCTCTGCTCGCGCTCGTAGGCACGGGCCAGGTGGGCGAT comes from the Paracidovorax avenae ATCC 19860 genome and includes:
- a CDS encoding fumarate hydratase, translating into MSTTIRYHDLVESVAASLQYISYYHPADFIAHLARAYEREQSPAAKDAMAQILTNSKMSATGQRPICQDTGIVNVFLKIGMDVRWEGFPAGQGLEDAVNEGVRRGYNHPDNTLRASVVADPQFLRKNTKDNTPAVIFTQIVPGNTVDITVAAKGGGSENKSKMVMMNPSDNLVDWVLKTVPTMGAGWCPPGMLGIGIGGTAEKAVLLAKESLMDDLNMYELQAKAARGEKLDQVEELRLELFDKVNALGIGAQGLGGLTTVLDIKIKMYPTHAASKPVAMIPNCAATRHAHFVLDGSGPVYLEAPSLDLWPKIDWAPDYNKSRRVNLDTLTREEVASWKPGDTLLLNGKMLTGRDAAHKRIQDMLARGEKLPVDFANRVIYYVGPVDPVRDEAVGPAGPTTATRMDKFTEMMLAETGLIAMIGKSERGPVAIEAIKKHQSAYLMAVGGAAYLVSKAIKTAKVVGFEDLGMEAIYEFDVVDMPVTVAVDAGGTSKHITGPAEWSQRIATGEFKSIGLVAA